Proteins from a single region of Strix aluco isolate bStrAlu1 chromosome 18, bStrAlu1.hap1, whole genome shotgun sequence:
- the RITA1 gene encoding LOW QUALITY PROTEIN: RBPJ-interacting and tubulin-associated protein 1 (The sequence of the model RefSeq protein was modified relative to this genomic sequence to represent the inferred CDS: inserted 1 base in 1 codon), producing the protein MLAAAAEARGGAXPGRGGACAALPRRGAMRAAGPAPGGASGLVAAAQLPRRGRARGVRRARPSFVDESLFGSPAGARPAPPGFAPPWAAAAAATPGGGGSRPRSKCRLRSHTPSFCDESLFGAKPEGPAWAAPWMKKEDVAKLHPLLWSPPPAPRNQPSPSPPSRETPLRAVHPRAPASPAAAGSETGRKGESCLWKRPDGDSCSAGRDAPCRGRSQSLSRLSTPSDRLCLPSDNLKTERCKNQSPPTAPATPRRPLMRGRSTSVSGPPLARSSAAVGGCKPRPPWK; encoded by the exons ATGTTGGCAGCAGCGGCGGAAGCACGTGGCGGGG TGCCCGGAAGGGGCGGGGCCTGCGCTGCTCTCCCGCGGCGCGGGGCCatgcgggcggcggggccggcaccGGGAGGTGCCTCCGGTCTCGTGGCCGCTGCTCAgctcccgcggcggggccgcgcccggGGCGTCCGCCGGGCTCGTCCGTCCTTCGTGGATGAGTCGCTGTTCGGGAGTCCCGCGGGGGCGCGCCCGGCGCCGCCCGGTTTCGCGCCTccctgggcggcggcggcggcggcgactcCCGGTGGCGGCGGCTCCCGGCCGAGGAGTAAGTGCAG GTTGAGAAGCCACACTCCGTCCTTCTGCGACGAGTCCCTCTTCGGTGCTAAGCCCGAGGGTCCGGCCTGGGCAGCTCCTTGGATGAAGAAGGAAGATGTAGCCAAGCTCCATCCGCTGCTCTGGAGCCCTCCGCCTGCCCCCCGAAACCAGCCCAGCCCTTCCCCGCCCTCCAGGGAGACCCCCCTGAGAGCCGTCCACCCGCGGGCCCCTGCGTCGCCGGCAGCAGCGGGCTCTGAGACGGGCCGCAAGGGCGAGTCCTGCCTCTGGAAGCGTCCCGACGGCGATTCTTGCTCCGCAGGCCGGGATGCTCCCTGCAGAGGACGTTCCCAGTCTCTCAGCCGGCTGAGCACCCCCTCAGACAGGCTCTGTCTGCCTTCAGACAACCTCAAGACTGAAAGATGTAAAAACCAGAGTCCTCCGACAGCCCCTGCGACCCCCCGAAGACCTCTGATGAGGGGTCGGTCGACAAGTGTGTCAGGCCCTCCTCTGGCCAGGAGCTCCGCAGCAGTGGGTGGCTGTAAACCCAGGCCTCCCTGGAAGTGA